GCAGGGGCGTGTCGCAGGGCCCCCGCGCCTCGCCGCTGTCGGGCGTGGTGCTGCTTGGTGCCGACGGTTCCGAACGGGGCAGTTATGGCACTGCCGATGTCGGCGATGAGGCCTCGCTCACGCTGGATGATGCCAAGGGCACCACCGAAGTGTTCAAGATCACCGCGAACCCGGATCGTGGCGCCACCCTGGTGATCAAGCACCAGAACAGCACCGGCGCCATGCTCACCTCCTGGCAGGGAAAGCCGGAGCTCATTTTCCTCAACGACAACGGGCAGTCGCATTACATCCGTCCGGGGACCACTGCCGCGCCCTGATCGACGCCTGACGGTGGGCTTCGGAAGGTGTAAACGCCGGCGTACCGGCTGGCATCGTTGCGGGACCGTCTCCGGACGCTTGGGCCGCACTACGCGCGGTGTCCGGCCAACGGCCGGGGCTACGAACCGTTACGGGCCCATTGAGATCGGGATCAATCAACCGCAGGCTTCGGATACCGGTAGCGCCGGCCGTTGGCCGGCCCACGCAGGCGCCGATGGGCCGCGAAATGTTACCGACCCATTTCGTTTGCCCGTGCGAAAATTCGTGCCTCGCCGGTTCCGGAACACGTCATGTCCATCGTCGCCCCCACCTGGCCGCAGGCTGCCACCGTCGAAGATTTCCGCCGCAACCTGGACGCGGTGCACGCACGCATTGCCGCTGCCTGCGAGCGCGCCGGACGCGATCCGGCCACGGTGCGACTGCTGCCGGTGAGCAAGACCGTGGACGAAGCGCGGCTGCGACTGGCGGTGCAGGCCGGCTGCGATACGCTGGGCGAAAACAAGGTGCAGGAAGCCAAGGGCAAGGCCGAAGCCATGGCCGACCTGGGCATCCGCTGGTCGGTGATCGGCCACCTGCAGACCAACAAGGCGCGTGATGTGGCCCGCTTCGCCAGCGAGTTCCAGGCGCTGGACAGCCTGCGCGTGGCCCAGGCGCTGGACCAGCGGCTGGCGCAGGAAGGCCGCACGCTGGATGTGTTCGTGCAGGTCAACACCTCGGGCGAAGCCAGCAAGTACGGATTGGACCCGATCGAGGTGGCCGACTTCGTGCAGCAGCTGCCCGCCTTCCCCCAGCTGCGCGTGCGCGGCTTGATGACCCTCGCGCTGTTCTCGGCCGATCCCGAACAGGTGCGCCCGTGTTTCGTGCGCCTGCGCGACCTGCGTGAGCGCCTGCGTCCGACCCTGCCGGCGGGCGTCAGCCTGGACGAACTGTCGATGGGCATGTCCGGCGATTTCGAGATCGCCATCGAGGAAGGCGCCACGGTGGTGCGCGTAGGCCAGGCGATTTTCGGCGCGCGCAGCACCCCCGACAGCCACTATTGGCCAACCCCTGCGGGTTGATCGTCACCCCACCAACGCCTGCATATGCCGCGCATGCTCCGCGGCCTGTGCGTGCAGCCACTCACGAAATGCCAGGAACCCCCGGTGCGTGGACGAACGTGGCGGATATACCAGCCAATGCGACCAGCGCGTCTTCAACCGGTGCGGTGACAAAGCAATCAACTGGCCCGAATCCAGCAGCAACCGCGCCCGCGTCACCCGCCCCAGCGCGACTCCGAAGCCATCCAGCGCGGCACGATGGTGCGATTCGGAGTCATTGAGCATGGCCACATAGCGCGACGGCGCAACCTCGCCGACCGAGGCGAACCAGCGCTGCCACTCGCCATCCGGGTCCCCCAGCAGCGGCCACTGCGACAGCGGCAGCGCGCCCAGCCCGCCCATGCGCTCGACCAGTGACGGGCTGGCCATCGGCATCAGCCACTCATCGAACAGCGGCTCCACATGCAGGCCGCTCCACTGCCCTGCACCCACACGCAATGCAGCATCGCACTGCAGCTGCCGGTCGAAATCGGTGAGCCGCTCGCTGGATTCCAGGTTGAATTCAATCTCCGGGTGGCAGGCCACGAACGAGCCCAGCCGTGGTACCAGCCAGTTGGAGGCCATCGATGGCAACGCACTGACCGACAGCACGCGGTCGTGGCGCGCGCCGAACGGCTGCAGCGCCTGCGCGATCGCGTCCAGGTGCGGGCCCACCTGTTCCAGCAACCGCTGCCCTTCGGGCGTCACCCGCACCCCGCGTGCCTGGCGCTGCAGCAGCGCATACCCGAGGCGCTCCTCCAGCTGCCGCATCTGGTGGCTGAGCGCACTGACGGTCAGGTTCAGCGAATCGGCCGCGCGGGTCAGGTTGCCCAGGCGTGCGGCGGTAACGAAATTCTGCAGCGGCTGGAGCGGGATACGGGACATGGCGACTTGAATCCAGTTCAAGAAAGACTTGCGAAAGGATCGCTTTTGCACCGTCCATCCTGCCCCTATCGTGAGTCCTACTCAAGTGGAGGACGCACATGAACATCTACAGCGGATTGTTGTTCCTGCACGGGCATATCGCCGATGTGGGATTGGCGCGGGCGCTGGCGGAGCCGGAAAAGGTCTCCGCCGCTGACACGGCGCGGGCGGTGGCCGGGACAGCCACGCAGCCCGTAGCGCTACCGGCTCGGGCTGCCTGCGAGGTTGGTGCCGTGCGGCGTTGAGACCTCCGGCCTTACGGAGCCGGCTTGGCCTCGGGCAGCACCCGGGGGCGGCTGTCGTACCAGTCGCGCGCCCCGGACAGGTGCCAGGTGCGCTTGCCGCCGTCCAGTTCGATGCCGGCCCCGAGCAGGCCCCAGCGCAGGTACAGGTCGCCACGGCGCTGCGCCTGCTCCATGTCCAGCCGGGCGCGCAGCGACAGCCGCGCGTTTTCGGCCTGCAGGTCGTCCACCGCCAGGTGCTCGCGGCGCCAGCGCAGCTGGCCGCTGGCCTGCACTTCACCCGAATCGAGCAGGCCCAGCACCCAGCGCGGGTACTGGCTGCGCTCGGCGTAGATGCCCAGCAGCGGACCGGCATCGCGCAGCCGCAGGTCGGCACGTGCGTCCACCTGGAACGGCGCCTCTGACTGGATGTGCCCGCTGCGCAGGTCGACCTCGCCCCACCAGCCGCCCTTGGCGGCATCGCCGTCCACCTGCACGTTGCGCAGGCTGAGCGTGGTGCCGCCCAGGTCGAACTGGCCAGCGTCGAAGTCGGCACGCTGCAGTCTTGCCTTGACCTGCGCATCGCCACGCAGCGACAGGCCGGCGGCCTGCATGCGCGCACCGGTGCCGCGCAGGTCCGCGCGCCCCTGCCCGACCCGGCCGGCAGCATCCAGCGTCACGTCGCCGCTCAGCAGTGCGGTACCCCCGAGCAGACGCACATTGTCGTTGCCGACGTAGCGGTTGTAGGCGCTCAGGTCAGGCACCCGCGCGTCGTTGAAGCGCAGCTGCGCGCGCATGCCATCGCGCAGCTGCTGCAGCCGTGCATCCCCGCGCAGGGTCAACGCCAGCGCCTTGCCATCAAACAACACCGCCTTGGGCGCATCGGACGGCGCCGCGCGGAACGTGGGAATATCGACCTTCAATTCCGCCTGCGGCGGCGCACCGTTGACGATGCGTCCCAGCGCATGCGCATCGCCCTGCATGCGCACGCCCGCCACCTCGGCAATGGCGGACACCTGCGGCACCTCCAGGGTGCTGCCCGGCGCCAACTGGCCATCGGCGATGCGCAGGTCACCCTGCAGCAGCCCGCCACCTTCCAGCTTGAACCACGGCTTGCGCACGAACAGATCGGCAATCCAGTTCAACGACTCGAACCGCCACGCGCCACGTACCTGCCCGGACAGCCGCGGCAACAGTTCGGCCGGCGCCTCGAACGGAATCTTCCGGCCGGTGACGCGCAGGTCCGCGTGCAGTTCGCTGCCGGTTTCCGGGTCGCGCGGCAGGCGTGCCTGCACGCGCATGTCCTGGGCCACGTCCAGCTGCAGCGACAACAGGCCGCGATCCGGTGCATGCACGCCGGCATGCACCGGCACCCGCCACACCACCCGGCTGCCGGGTTGCAGCAGGCTGCGGTCCATCACCACATCGGCCGTGAGCCGTGCCTCGGCGGGTACGCTGCCGACCTTGACATGTGGCCCGGCCGTGTCGATCTTGATCGCCTGGCTGCGCCCGTCCACCTGCAGCTGCGCGAAGGTGATGCCGAACTTGCGCAGGCCCGGGGCCTCATCGCGATAGTGGCGCGGGTAATGGAAGCGCGCGGCCAGGTGCGCCTCGTCAAGCAGCTTGACCCCGTCGTAGGTGACCGTGGCCTGCTCGAAGCCAGCAGTGGAATCGAACAGTTCCGACGGCCCGCCCTTGACCTGCTTCTGGAAGCCCACCGTGCCATGGCCCTGCCCGGCAATCAGCAGCTTGCCGAAGCGGCCGCTGCGGATGCTGTCGCTGTGGATCGCATCCAGCCGGATGTTCCAGCCGCGATCACCACGCGGCGGCGGCGGGATTGCCTTTTCCACCCGTTGGATGTCCGCTTCCACGCCGGTGGCGTTGATGCCTGGAATGCGGACCTCGCGCTTGAACAGGTGCACCAGCGAGATCCACGCGCTCGCACGGTCGGCACGGAAGATGTAGACGGTATGGTTGGCCTGGCCGCGGATGCGCACGTTCCAGACAACCGCGTGCCCGGGCAGCAGCGTCAGCGCCGGCCCGGTCTGCAGCCTGAATTTTTCAGGTTTGCGGTTGGTGACCGCATCGAACAGCGGCGTGTTGAGGAACACGTTGCCGGCAACAAGGTACAGCGCATACAGCGCCAGCAAGGTAAGCAACGCCACGCGCCATGGCCGGGGCCAGCGCCGGACGCGCTCGGGAATCAGGGGCATGGAGTTCTGCGACGAAGCGGAGTGACGCGGCCACTATCGACAACCGGGCGACGGAGTCGTGTGAAGAAGCGCCGCCAATGCCGCTCAACCGGCCCGCCGCTCCGGGTCCCACGCCATCGGCTGCCACAACTCCAGCTTGTTCCCCTCCGGATCCAGTATCCAGGCGAACGAACCGTTCTCATGCGTCTCCGGCCCGCTGACGATGGTCACGCCAGCCTCGCGCAGGTTCGCCAGCAGCCCCTCCAGGTCATCAACCCGGTAATTGATCATGAAAGGCGCATCGCTGGGACTGAACCACTGGCTGTCAGGCTCGGCCAGCGCCCACACGGTCAACCCGCCGTCGTTGGCCTTGTCGTCGGGCCAGCGCAGCACCGCGCCACCAAACTCCTCCAGCGTCATGCCCAGGTGCTGCCGGTACCACTCGGCCAGCGCCGCGCGGTCGCCACGGCTCTTGAAGAACACCCCACCGATTCCGGTCACCTTTGCCATCGCAGTCTCCCTGGGTCCGTGCTGATCCTATGCCCTTGCCCGCGCAAAAGAAAACGGCAGGCCGTTGCACCGGCCTGCCGTTGTCCTGTCACCGCTGGCGGTGGGATCAGAAGCGGAACTCGCCACCCAGGCTGATCGTATCCACGTCCACGTCCACGCCGCTGAAATCCCCTTGGCGGCGGTCGTAGTTCAGGCTCAGGCCCCAGCGGCGGTTGAAGTCGTAACCGACATTGACGCCGTAGTACGGCTTGGTCGAGCTTTCGTCATCCACCACGTCGAAGGTGTCTTCGCGCACCTGCGCGGTCAGCCGCGCGATGCCGGCGCGTGCGCCGATGAAGAAGCCGGTATCGTCGGCGCCGAAGTTCTTCTTGACCACCAGGCCAGCACCGATCGAGACCAGGTCCAGCTCCTGGTCGTAGCCCAGGTCCTTGTTGTACAGCGAACCGACATGGCCTTCGACGCCGATGTTCGGGGTGAACCAGTAGCCGCCGCCGATCGAGGCGGAGGTGTCCGACTCGCTGCCACGGAAACCGTCGTAACGCACTTCGGTATCGCTGCTGCCCAGCTCGGCGCGCACGAATGCGTGGCCGGCCATGGCATCGGTCGACAGGGTGGCCAGCGCGATGGCGGCGGCCAGGGTGACGAACTTCTTCATTCAGGTCCTTCCAAAAGGTGGTTTGCCCATCTGGGCGGCGCCACTCTGCCTCCTGTTCATGTTTGTGTCAATTCCGTTAAACGAACCCTCAGGCGCGGGCCTCGGGCAACTTGGCCACCACCTTGAACTCCACGTCGAACCCGCTGAGCCAGGTGACCCCGACTGCGGTCAGCGTCGGGTGCGGCGCCTGGCCCCAGTACTCGGGCACGATCGCCCAGACCCGCTCCAGGATCCGGTCCGGGTCGATCATGAAAACGGTCACGTCGACCACATCGTCGAACGTGCAGCCGGCGGCCGCCAGCACCGCGTTGAGGTTCTCGAAGAGCTTGTGCACCTGCGCTTCCAGGCCCGGTTCGGGCGAACCGTCCTCGCGGCTGCCGACCTGGCCGGACACGAACAGGAAGCCGTTGGACCGCACCGCCGGCGAATAGCGGTAGCGGGCATACAGATCCTGCCGGCCAGAGGGGAACACGACGTCACGACTTGCCATTGCAGACTCCAGAGGGGTGTTTGCCCCGGGTGATGGGATATCTCCACGGTAGGCGCCCCGACCCGGTCGATAAACGACCAACCTTGTCCATCACTGTTTGTAGAATCCAAACAATTGACCGCAGGAGTGCCGATGGACCGTTTCGATGCCATGCAGGCCTTTGCCCGGGTCGTGGAGACAGGCAGCTTCACCCGGGCCGCACAGACCCTGCACATGAGCCGCACCACGGTGACCCAGCTGGTGCAGCAGCTGGAAGCCCGGCTGCGCGTGCGCCTGCTCAACCGCACCACCCGCCAGGTCAATGTCACCGACGATGGCGCGGCGTACTACGAGCACGTCTCGCGGCTGCTCGCCAACCTGGACGACGCGGAAACCAGCCTCTCCAGCTTCGCCGCCAGCCCGCGCGGCCGGCTGCGGGTGGATGTGCCCGCGCCGCTGGCGCGGTTCCTGCTGGTCCCTGCGCTTCCCGGTTTCCACGCGCGGTACCCGGACATCCAGCTCGACCTGGGCGTCAGCGACCGCAATGTCGACCTGATCGATGAGAACGTGGACTGCGTGATCCGCGGCGGCGTGCTCTCCGATCCCTCGCTGGTCGCGCGGCACATCGGCGACCTGCAGGCCGGGTTGTACGCCGCGCCGCAGTACCTGGCCACGGTTGGCATGCCCGACCACCCCAAGGCACTGGAAGCCGAACCGCATCGCATCATCGGTTACCGGGGCTCGCGGCGTGCAGGGGCCATGCCCTACGCGCTGCGGCGTGGGGAAGAAACAATGACCGTGCATGGCCGGCATCAGCTGGCGGTCGACGACGGCAACGCCTATCTGGCGGCCGGAGTAGCCGGGCTCGGCGTGCTCTGGCTGCCCGATTACGTTGCCGCCGCACACGCCGAGCGCGGGGAACTGCTACGCGTGCTCACCGACTGGCAGGTCGACCCGATGCCTCTGCACATCGCCTTCCGTCCCAACCGCCACGTCAGCGCCAAGCTGCGCGTGTTCGTCGACTGGGTAGCGGCGCTGATGGCCGAACACGTGCCGGTGATGCCACCGCAGCGGGACAAGTAGGATCGGCCAACGGGACGCATGCATCACCGCAGCGGCGCGATCACCAGCGTATCGCCCTTGCATACGTTGACGTCGCGGTAGATTGCCGTGCGCCCGTTACGGAACTGCAGGCGCAGGTCGAAGCGGCAGCCGGCATCGCCCAGGCGCACCGTGGTGCTGCCCCCGCCACCGTCGATGGTGTCGATCGGCCGTTGCTCGAACGCATCGCTGCCGGCGGTGGCCACCTCCAGCGTGGTGATGCTGTCGTGGGCGCGGTTGAGCAGTGTCAGGTAACGCGGGGCGGCGGCATGCGTGGCCGTGGCGAAAAGCAGGCTGGTCAGGACGGCAAGACGGATCGGGAACATCGCGGCATCTCCGGCGGTTGGGTTCGCCGCCATCAGGCCGCTGGCCGCCCCGCGCACGCCACCGATCCGGGACCAATCGTCGTCCTGGCAGGACCAATCGTAATGGGCCCTCATGGCGCTTCTCCGGGCCCGCCCGCACGCCTAAGATGGCCCTGCCCCGCCGCGCCGGGCGTCCTGGATACCGGCCATGATGGTTCGCCTTGGCAGTACGTCGATCAGCCTTGCCCGCTACCTGCTCCTCTGGACGGTCGTGGTGCTGGTGTTTGCCGTGCAGCATTCGCTCAGCGATGGACTGCACGGCAACAGCTGGCCGTTCCTCGTGCACCTTCGCTGGGCCATGATCCAGTGGTACACCTGGGCGGCACTGGCACCGCTGGTGTTCCGCCTGGCCGAGCGCTATCCGCTGGATCCCCAGCGCCGCCTGCTTGGCCTGGGCAGGCAGGTCGTGGCCAGCCTGGCGGTGACCTTCGGCGCGATGCTCATCGGCGCAGCGGCCTCCGCGCTGTTCGAACCCAGCGGCTTCTTCGAACAGCTCGGGTACTTCCTGGCGCAGCATTTCGCCATCGGGCTGCTCACCTACTGGGCACTGTTCGCGCTGCAGCAGGCATTGCACTTCCAGGCCGAGAAGGCGCGCCGCGAAATGGAAGCCAGCCGGCTGGCCACCGAACTGGCGCAATCCAGGCTGCTGGCGCTCAAATCCCAGCTGCAGCCACATTTCCTGTTCAACACGCTGCACGCCATCATCACCCTGCTGGACGAAGACACGGTCTCGGCCGAAGACATGCTGCTGCGCCTGAGCGAACTGCTGCGCGCCTTCCTGGAAGACTACGACGGCCAGGAGATTCCCCTGCGCCAGGAACTGGACCTGATCGAGCTGTACCTGGGCATCCAGCGCGTGCGCTTCAAGGACCGGCTGACCACCCGCACCTATATCGCCCCGGATACCCTCGACTGCGCCGTGCCCAGCCTGTTGCTGCAGCCGTTGGTGGAGAATGCGGTGCGCCACGGCATAGGGCAGCGCGTGGGCAGTGACGTGATCGAGATCGAAACGCGCCGCGACGGCGAGGTGCTGTGCATTGAAGTGCGCAACCGCAACAGCACGCTTGACGCCACGCCCGGCGCGCCCGCAGGCCATGGCATCGGCATGTCCAACACCCGGCTGCGCCTGAAGGAGCTGTACGGCGATGCCGCCGACGTGCGGCTGGACATCATCTGGCCCGAGGGCGTGGCCTGCCGTGTACGCCTGCCCTTCCGTACCCTGGAGGTGGAAGACGAAGCGCCGGAGTTCACGGCGGGAGTGGCGCCGGCATGACCCTGTCGGTGCTCGTGGTGGACGACGAGCCGCTGGCGCGCCGCGCGATCGTGCGCCTGCTGGCTGATGACCCGGAGATCGAACTGCTGGGCGAATGCGGCGACGGCGTCTCCGCAGTGAGAGCCATCCGCGAGCACTCGCCCGACCTGGTGTTCCTGGACATCCAGATGCCGGCGATCACCGGCCTGGACGTGGTGGCCACCATCGGCGCCGAGCGCATGCCGGCCACCGTGTTCGTCACCGCCTACGAGCAGTACGCGGTGAAGGCCTTCGAGGCCAATGCGGTGGATTACCTGGTCAAGCCGTTCAGCCGCGAACGCTTTGCCGCTACCCTGCAGCGCGCCCGGCAACGCCTTTCAACTGCCGCCGGCACCAGCGCGCAGACGGCCACGCAGATCCTGCAGGCACTGGACGCACTGCGCCAGCGCGAGGCCTACCTGCAGCGCATACCGGTACGGGTCGACGAACACGTGGTGCTGGTCGACGTGGACGAGATCGTCTGGATCAAGGCTGCACGCAACATCGCCGAGATCCACCTGGCCGGCCGCATGCATGAACACCGCGGCACCATGGCCGCCCTCGCCGCCCGGCTGGACCCGCGCCACTTCGCCCGCGTGCACCGCTCGGCCATCGTCAACATCCGGCGGGTCAAGGCGATCCACCCGTGGTTCAACGGCCACCACGTGGTCACCCTGGACACCGGCCAGCAGCTGCGCATGAGCCGCTACCAGAACGAGGCGTTCCTCAAACTCGTCTCCACCCGGGACACACCGTAGGGCCGGGCGTGGCGCTACGCCGTCGGGATGCGCTCGCCTTCGCGCAGGGTCAGCACGTCCACCCCGGTTTCCGTCACCAGCACCGTATGCTCGGCCTGCGCGGACAACTTCCCGTCACGGGTGGTCACGGTCCAGCCGTCCTCGCTCATGTCGATCGCCGCACGGCCCTGGTTGATCATCGGCTCGATGGTGAACGTCATGCCCGGCTCCAGCTCCACGCCGGTACCGCGCTTGCCGTAATGCAGCACCTGCGGGTCTTCGTGCATCTCGCGCCCGATGCCGTGCCCGCAGAACTCGCGCACCACGCTGTAGCCGTGCGCCTTGGCGTGCTGCTGGATGGCGAAGCCGATATCGCCCAGCGTCGCCCCCGGGCGCACCACCGAGATGCCTTTCCACATGGCCTCGCGGGTCACCCGCACCAGCCGCTTCGCCTGGAAATCGACCTCGCCGATCAGGTAGGTCTTGCTGGAATCGGCGATGAAACCATCCTTCTCCAGCGTGATGTCCAGGTTGACGATGCTGCCGCCGCGCAGGATCTCGTCTGCCGAGGGCACGCCATGGCAGACCACATTGTCCACCGAACTGTTGAGCACATAGGCAAAGCCGTACTGGCCCTTGCTGGCCGGCCGCGCATGCAGTTCATCGACGATGAAGCGCTCCACCCAGTCGTTCACCTGCAGCGTGCTCATGCCTTCCAGCGGCAAGCGGTCCAGTGCCTCGAACACCGAGGCCAACAACCGCCCCGACGCCCGCATCAGCGCCTGTTCTTCAACCGTCTTGATCACGCGACCGCCACCCGCAGGGCACCGGGATCGACCCCGGCCGCGCGCAGTTCACGGTTGACGATCTCCTGGTAGCTCATGCCCGGGTTCATTTCGCAGAGCATGCCGACCTTGATCCAGAAGCCGGCCTGGGCGTTGATCGAGCGGCCGGACACGCCACTGGCGCGGCGCAGGTTGTCGTGAAGTTCGTCGTCGATGTTGACGATGCCCATGGGATGTCTCGGGTACGGAATATACGCATCATATACGATACGTATATGTCAGGTCCAGGCAGGATCGGCGGTGAAATCGATGGTCAGCCAGAACTCGCTGCCGCGGGCATCCAGCCGTTCGGCGATGTCATCGCGCAGCGCATCGACGCTGCCGATGGTGCCGATCACCGTGTCCGGGTGGGTGAGGATGTGGATCTCCACGAAGCGCATCCGCCCCATCTTGGCCACGTGGCTGGTGAAACCGAGATAGCCGTGCTCGGCCACGAACTGCGTCATCACCGCCTGCACGCGCGCGTCCAGCGTATCGGGCGCCACCTGCAGCACCTCGCGCATCGCTTTCCATGCACCGCGCAGCGGCACCGGCAGAACCGCCAGGCTGATGATCGCCAGCACCAGCGGATCCAGGAATGGAATCCAATGCGCGTGGTCGCCGTCTTCCAGCAGCAGCGCCAGCGCAAAGGCCAGCACCACCGCCAGGCTCATCATGCCGCTGAGCAGCCAGGCGCGTACGTCCAGCCACAGCAGCGGCGAATGCAATCGCGCCGCATGCACGCGCACGAACGCGGCCATGCCCAGGTTGCTCACGCACAACAGGGTCGCCCACATCAACGCCGGCCCGGCGCGGATGACGTGCCCGCCGGTGGTGAGCCCGATGATCGAATTGGCCAACGCATAGATGCAGGCCAACGCCAGGATCGCCCCGCCCAGCGCTTCCACCATCGGCTCCAGGTGCCAATAGCCGTACTGGAACCGTGGGCTGCCCTCGCGCCCCAGCAGGCGCAGCACGGCCAGCGCCACCAGCGTGAGGGCTACATCGACCAGGCTGTATACCCCGTCGAACAGGATCGCCTGCGATCCCACCAGCAGGCCGCCGATGAAGCCGGTGGCGCTGACCGCCACCGTCACGCCAATCGAGAATTTCAGGATCCGCTGCTCGCGTGCTGTATCCATCGCCTGCCGAAGATCCTGGCCGCCGCTCAGGTCTTCAGCACCTCCACCTTGTAGCTCGGCACGTCGCCGTCACGGTCGATGATAAGCCCGTGCACGTCCGACTCGAAGCCCGGGAAGCGCACATTCTGCTCGCGGGCAATGCGCAACGACTGGATGATCGGCTCATCCTGCGCGCCGAAGCGCTCGCCCGGCATGATGGTCGGAATGCCCGGCGGGTAAGGCACCAGCATGGTCCCGGCGATACGACCACTGATCGCTTCGATATCAACGCGCTCGATCTGGCCACGCACCAGGTGGTCGTAGGCCTCGGCCGGCGTCATCACCGGCTCGGGCAGGTCCACGTACATCGCACGCATCACCTGCGCCACCGCGAACTCTCGGTTGAAGGCATGCAGGGCCTCGCACAGGTCGCGCAACCCCCAGCCACCGTAAGTCTGCGGATAGTCTGCCGCCAGGTCGGGCAGCGCGCGGGTCAGCGGAGCGTTGTTGTCGAACAGTTCCTTGAAGGCCATCAGCTCGGTCACCAGGGTGCTCCACTTGCCCTTGGTGATGCCCATCGAGAACAGGAACAGCACCGAGTACAGGTTGGTCTTCTCCACCGTGATGCCGCGTGTCCACAGGAACCTGCTCAGCACGGCGGCGGGAATGCCCAGCTCGCCCAGGTCACCGTCGATGGACAGGCCCGGGGTCAGCAGGGTGACCTTGATCGGGTCGATCAGCACGTAGTCTTCGACCAGGCCATCGAACCCGTGCCAATGCGCATCGGGCTGCAGGTACCATTCCTCGCGCTTGGCCACCATCGGCGTTGGTGCATCGCCCTTGCCCAGCGAGCGCTCCAGCTTGTCCGGCTGCCACACGCTGAACCACCAGTCATCGCGACCCAGGTCCTCGCGCACGTGCAGCATGGCCCGACGGAAGGCAATCGCCTCGTCGTGCATTTCCTGCACCAGCGATTCACCGGCCGCGCCCTCCATCATCTTGGACGCCACGTCGCAGGCGGCAATCACCCCGTAATGCGGGCTGGTGGTGGTATGCATCATGAACGCTTCGTTGAAGCGTTCGGCATCCAGTTCGCGGGTCGCCGCGTTGCGCACGTGGATCATCGAGGCCTGCGAGAACGCGGCCAGCAGCTTGTGGGTGGAATGGGTGGTGAAGATGATCGCGTCCTGGCCGCGCGGCTTGCCTTTGGCCATGCCGTAGTGGTTTTCATAGAACGGATGGAAGGCCGCATAGGCGTACCAGGCCTCGTCGAAATGCAGGAAGTCCACCGCGCTGCCGATCTCGTCGGCGATCTTCTCGGCGTTGTAGCACAGCCCGTCATAGGTGGAATTGGTGACCACCGCGATCCGTGGCCTGGAGCCGGCGCGGAACGCCTTGCTGGCCAGCGGGTTGGCAGCGATGGCCTGCTGCAGCGCCTCGGGGGTGAACTGATCCAGGCTGATCGGCCCGATGATGCCGTGCGCATTGCGGCTGGGGGTGAAGTACACCGGCACGCCGCCGGTCATGATCAGCGAATGCAGCAGCGACTTGTGGCAGTTGCGGTCGACGAACACCACATCGCCCCGCCCCACCGTGCCATGCCAGACGATCTTGTTGGCGGTGGAGGTGCCATTGGTGACGAAGAAGGTGTGGTCGGCGCCGAAGTTGCGCGCAGCTTCGTTTTCCGCTTCCTTGATCGGCCCGCTGTGGTCGAGCAGCGAACCCAGCTCCGGTACCGAAATCGACAGATCGCTGCGCAGCGTGTTCTCACCGTAGAACTGATGGAACGCACGCCCCACCGGTGACTTGGTGAAGGCCACACCGCCGGCGTGGCCGGGGGTGTGCCAGGAGTAGTTGGATTCGGCGGTGTGGTGGATCAGCGCCTTGAAGAACGGTGGCAGCAACTGCGCCATATAGTCTTCGGCCGCGCGCATCACCTGGCGCGAGATGAAGCTCTTGGTGTCCTCGAACAGGAAGATGTAGCCGTGCACGTACTTGAGCAGCTTGCTCGGCACCTTTTCGATGGTGCGG
This is a stretch of genomic DNA from Stenotrophomonas rhizophila. It encodes these proteins:
- a CDS encoding sensor histidine kinase, which gives rise to MMVRLGSTSISLARYLLLWTVVVLVFAVQHSLSDGLHGNSWPFLVHLRWAMIQWYTWAALAPLVFRLAERYPLDPQRRLLGLGRQVVASLAVTFGAMLIGAAASALFEPSGFFEQLGYFLAQHFAIGLLTYWALFALQQALHFQAEKARREMEASRLATELAQSRLLALKSQLQPHFLFNTLHAIITLLDEDTVSAEDMLLRLSELLRAFLEDYDGQEIPLRQELDLIELYLGIQRVRFKDRLTTRTYIAPDTLDCAVPSLLLQPLVENAVRHGIGQRVGSDVIEIETRRDGEVLCIEVRNRNSTLDATPGAPAGHGIGMSNTRLRLKELYGDAADVRLDIIWPEGVACRVRLPFRTLEVEDEAPEFTAGVAPA
- a CDS encoding RidA family protein, giving the protein MASRDVVFPSGRQDLYARYRYSPAVRSNGFLFVSGQVGSREDGSPEPGLEAQVHKLFENLNAVLAAAGCTFDDVVDVTVFMIDPDRILERVWAIVPEYWGQAPHPTLTAVGVTWLSGFDVEFKVVAKLPEARA
- a CDS encoding VOC family protein, with product MAKVTGIGGVFFKSRGDRAALAEWYRQHLGMTLEEFGGAVLRWPDDKANDGGLTVWALAEPDSQWFSPSDAPFMINYRVDDLEGLLANLREAGVTIVSGPETHENGSFAWILDPEGNKLELWQPMAWDPERRAG
- a CDS encoding outer membrane beta-barrel protein; this encodes MKKFVTLAAAIALATLSTDAMAGHAFVRAELGSSDTEVRYDGFRGSESDTSASIGGGYWFTPNIGVEGHVGSLYNKDLGYDQELDLVSIGAGLVVKKNFGADDTGFFIGARAGIARLTAQVREDTFDVVDDESSTKPYYGVNVGYDFNRRWGLSLNYDRRQGDFSGVDVDVDTISLGGEFRF
- a CDS encoding LysR family transcriptional regulator, which gives rise to MTAGVPMDRFDAMQAFARVVETGSFTRAAQTLHMSRTTVTQLVQQLEARLRVRLLNRTTRQVNVTDDGAAYYEHVSRLLANLDDAETSLSSFAASPRGRLRVDVPAPLARFLLVPALPGFHARYPDIQLDLGVSDRNVDLIDENVDCVIRGGVLSDPSLVARHIGDLQAGLYAAPQYLATVGMPDHPKALEAEPHRIIGYRGSRRAGAMPYALRRGEETMTVHGRHQLAVDDGNAYLAAGVAGLGVLWLPDYVAAAHAERGELLRVLTDWQVDPMPLHIAFRPNRHVSAKLRVFVDWVAALMAEHVPVMPPQRDK
- a CDS encoding LysR substrate-binding domain-containing protein; its protein translation is MSRIPLQPLQNFVTAARLGNLTRAADSLNLTVSALSHQMRQLEERLGYALLQRQARGVRVTPEGQRLLEQVGPHLDAIAQALQPFGARHDRVLSVSALPSMASNWLVPRLGSFVACHPEIEFNLESSERLTDFDRQLQCDAALRVGAGQWSGLHVEPLFDEWLMPMASPSLVERMGGLGALPLSQWPLLGDPDGEWQRWFASVGEVAPSRYVAMLNDSESHHRAALDGFGVALGRVTRARLLLDSGQLIALSPHRLKTRWSHWLVYPPRSSTHRGFLAFREWLHAQAAEHARHMQALVG
- a CDS encoding YggS family pyridoxal phosphate-dependent enzyme; the protein is MSIVAPTWPQAATVEDFRRNLDAVHARIAAACERAGRDPATVRLLPVSKTVDEARLRLAVQAGCDTLGENKVQEAKGKAEAMADLGIRWSVIGHLQTNKARDVARFASEFQALDSLRVAQALDQRLAQEGRTLDVFVQVNTSGEASKYGLDPIEVADFVQQLPAFPQLRVRGLMTLALFSADPEQVRPCFVRLRDLRERLRPTLPAGVSLDELSMGMSGDFEIAIEEGATVVRVGQAIFGARSTPDSHYWPTPAG